CAGTAATTGTGttaagtctttaaaatttagtGTCTTTGGTGTCAGTTTTTTTCACTAAATTAACTCAGTACTGTGCAAAGATTATTGAAGTACAGTTCATCCCTAGCCAGTCTCTGCTAATGCAGTGGACAATTGTAGAAAATAAGAATACATAATATCTTAATGCAGTAGGTATTATTATGAATATGGCTGTCATCTTTAATTCAGTAACATTAACATTCTTCCAGATCCTTAACAGGGCATCAAATTTACCGTCAACCCGACTGCTTCTAAAGAACAGGTGGACGAGTGCCagtttaacttttaaaattcagCTCCTGTGAATTCTCGGAATCTGCATTAGTAAAGAGTGGTATTTCCCTGcccaaagttgtttttttttaacaaactcaTTGAAAGTACTCCTCTCCTCTCTTGAATTCATTTTGTTCTTAATTTTTCTTCTCTCCTCTGCAAAGCAGCGTTGATAGTGCATTGTAACTGTGCCCTAGACTCTCGTGACTTTGAAATCGTGGCTGTATGTTTTAACATGTTGTTCCTGTTGTTGATGTGATACAAAGCTCCTGCAAAGCAGCTGGCACAGTCCAGTGCACTGGCTTCTCTATCAGGACTCGGTAAGTAATTGTAGTTTAAAATGGGGAGGGTGGAGGGGGGGGTGGAGGGAGGTTGTAAGGTGTTTCCCTTCCTACAGGACTTTAACACTGTGCTGAATATCCGTTTAATCACAAACAAAAACTTGCCCTGTATTGAGAAATCATGAGACTTCTGTGATTCCATACAGCATTGTTTTCTTAAAGTGATTGAGAAAATGTGCAGCTCTCTGTCAGATAAAAGCCATTACAACCTAACATAGCAGCAGCCTGTAATTTTTTGGATTTCTTTGGTTCTCAGGTTGGAAATCGCATGCAGTTTTTGATTTCATGACCTTAGTACATTAAGTATATCCATATATCTTAGTATACTTTCAGAGAGATGGGTGTAAGTAAGAAACAGTTACATCTGTTTCCCGGGGTGTGTCAGATAACTGCTTTGGCTGACTGAGTGCAGTTTGCAAACGGTGTGAAAAGCCTGTGTTTTATCTCTTATGAAAGAGCCTGGGTTTGTGCATGCAGGTGGGCTGGGTGAGTACGGTTCAGATGACAGTGAAGAGGAGAAAAGTGTGAGAGGCTCAGAATCCTCCGACACGGATGACGAGGAGCTGCGACACAGAATTCGGCAAAAGCAGGACGCCTTCCGCAGGAAAGAGAAGGAGATGCAACTGCTGCAGGAGAGGCAGCTACAGGAAGGTGCGCTTGATTGAGTGTTCATGCTTGAGCAGaagcaaagcttttttttactgcttttaTTGCAGAAGCAAAACTGCTACCATTGAACATTGGTTCAGCAAAACCCGGTAAAGTTAAAAACCTTACTGCTGTCCAAGGAAGAGGTGGCAGATCCATCAAATAAGGTTTATCCTTTAATATTCACAAGACAATGTCTAGACTTGTCTGAGGTTTGCTCCCCACTTCTTTATATATTCAAACCATTTTGCAATTCAGGTATATTGAAACTAGAGTAGATTATATACTTGTTTAAgtaattgtaaaatgttttgaatacaCAAACGTTTCCTCTCCACATGCTTTGCTCATTTGAGCTTTAAATTAAGCTGCCCTGTAATAGAACTCTCCTCCCTGCTTATTAATGATGTTTAATAGAATTATCTTGAAACCTAGAGAATAGAGTACTCTTGAGAGATATTTAGGACAACAAAAGTAAATGACTTTTTACTATAAACTCATAATTATTTCTTTCGGCCGTTTTGGGTGAATTACTTTGATGTTGAACAACTCTGTATTCACGGAGCCAAGGTGCTGGGCCATTTGGTTGACAGGTGTCTCATGTTGGTCAGGTGTTTGAAGCTAACTGAAACAGTCAGGACTATAGCACAGAAACTGGGCTTATCAAAAACAGTCATTTGGAATATGCTGATTAATAATGAAGCCTCTGATCTGCCAAGACCAGACCAGTCAAGAAAAACACCAGTAGCTGATAATGGAGATATGATCACGGTTTTCAAGGAAAAAACTATCGGTGAAATCACCAAAATCTTCAGAGTGCAGGGATGAAAGTACCACAATCCACAGTTAACGGAAGACTGAGACAGCAGAATTACTAAATTGGTAGCGTAGACTTTTGGACACTGAGAAGACAAGCTTTCGACCTGCAGGGATATTCATGGATAATTGCTTTAATGCTTCAAACGGTAAACTCTTATACAGGAGATATGCTTTTCACAGCAGGGAACTGGCCGCCTAGAACTTCATCCTCTTCAGTTGATCCTGTGCCATGTTTAAACTCCTTTGCCCAATGCATCGCAGGAATGAGGGTCAGCTTTTCCTCATCCAGAAAATGTCCTTTTACTTCACAGTGCAGATGAAGTCCTTTTCGCACTATTTACTTAATACCTCAGATTGTTCAGTAACCCcggaaaaaaacgtgtttgtaACCTACAGACTGTGATCTAATCATGAAATTCTAACTATACATGTAGCACATCCACAGTAATGTGTATGAGCTGCCAAGGGATCACAGTCTACATGTGAGTTGCAAAAATTTTCAATTGGCCTTGTGTGCAcggtttattttctgtttttttaaatcagaatttGTTTACTATTTGAGTTTTTTGCATACTTCTTAAATGACACTAGAGTTTGTCCTTTCCTGGTTTGGCTCTTTGGAGATTTGCTCATATCTTTGAAGGGAATCATAAACTCCGCACTgggttttaatttttcccctGACGGCGTTGTGAACTGAAAGGAATCTCTCGGTGAACGGTACTTTTGATTTGAGACATTTTGAGATCTAAAGCCCGGGACGGTAAGAGTTTCCAGCCGGTGCAGAAATCAAAGTCACCTCCCtcgtgtgtgtctgttttttctTGCAGAAGAAAAACAAGCTGAAAGATCGAACCGAGACATGAGCGAATACGATACCGAGCAGGCTGTCAGTTCAGTGAGGCAGGAAGTCAGGGATAGAGAGGCTGAGCCTggcgctgaaaagagaagggttCGTAGCGAGGCAGACCCGAGCGACCCCCGGAGGGCAGTGAAAGAGAGAgtaggcaggagcaggagctccTCGGTCAGCACCAGCCGTAGCAGCAGTggaggcagcagcagcagtagcagcagcagcagcaggtccagctcctcctccagctctaGCTCGGCTAGCAGCCGCAGCTCCTCGCGTTCCTCCTCCCCCAAGAGAAAGAGGAAGCGCAGTCGAACGCGCTCCCCCGCTCACAGGGTAAGTCAGCGCAGCCGCAGCCGGAGCAGGAGCTCCCGCAGGCAGAGGAGGGAGCCCAGCAAGGAGAAAGGGAGGGACAGGAGGAGGGACAGGAgcacagagaggggcaggaggaggaaCCACAGCCGCTCCAGGGAGCGGAGGAGCAGCCGCGAGAGGCGGAAGAGCAGgtcgagggagagggagagggccaGGGCCAGCcgcagcaggagcagggagaggCGGCGCAGCGGCGACAGGAGGAGAAGCCAGAGCCGGGGCCGGCACAAGCAGAAAGAGGTCAGCAAGGAGAGGGAGAAGAGGAAGGACAGGAGCCGCAGCAACGACAAAGACAAGAAGAAAAAGGAGAAGGAGGCCGAGCGCAAGAAGGACAAGCAGAAAGGCAAAGAGAGGGAAAAGAGGGAGGAGAAAGATTACAAGGCGGCAAGCCAGAGTGAGAGCAGTAGCAAATcgaggaggaagagggagagtGAACAGCCAGACTCCTACGGCGAGGCCTCGGGCAGATTTTCACGGCAGGATAGCAGATCGACCAAAAAGGGCTTGGCCAAAAATAGCAAAAAGTATTCCGATTCGGAGTCTAGCGGCAGGAGCAGTTCTCGGTCCCCAGAGGTTAGCAAGGAAAAGAAGTCTAAGAAATCCAAACGTAGTCGTTCAAGGTCAACGGAAAAATCGCACAAGTCTGGTAAGAAGGCAAGCCGCAAACACAAGTCTAAGTCACGATCAAGGTAGTATTCAATTTtttatctatttatttttaattgttttttgtaattgtCGAGGTTTTGTTCTTTAGCCTTGAATGTTTTAGCAGTTTTAACAAGTTAACTTTCCGGTGAAAAATAATTGCTCttctttttccttaaaatcccATATTTAGTCCCCGTTCCTTTCTAGGAGTTGCTGATAAGTGTTCCATTGTGCTCCTTGCAGGGAGATTTTGGGTTAAAGCATTGCCATCTTCTTTCAGATTTGTGGTTGGACATTACACTGTGATGTATTAGCAGTTGAAGAGTTACCAGGGATCTGTATATCTCAGTGTACTACCTTTTCATTGAGGCCAAAGCCTTATGGCATTCAAATATAGTAACAGCCTTGCCAGTAGCGTTTTAGGTgcctgaaagcaaaaaaaaatgtactgaaaatgttttattattctgTTGTTAAACGAAGTAATGTAGGAGAACGTACAGTGCAACTGATGTTCCTCTTGATTTCTTTTGCAGGTCGGTCACACCAGTACGTCGCAAACGTTGAGGAATGATAATGGCACCTGAAGCGTgcacttattttaaaattccatgAGTTTTAAAGGCTTGTCTCATTATAGAGGCAACTGTGTAGGTGATCTTTCTTTTTCCTGTAAataagtacattttttaaagtactgtCTGCAGTCCAAGATTTTGAATGATAGGTTTCCCCTGTATCCATTAATTTGCGGTCAGTAGTTGCTCAGATCCTACAGttgtaactttttaaaaaaaaacatcgtcATGTAAATTGCTgtccaataaaacaaaaatcagtagTGCTTGGTGTGGATTCTTTTAAACCTCCCTTTGTTCTGTATTTTACACTTTTGAGATGCCTGAATATTTCAACAACATCGTTCAATTTCACAAAGCTAAATTGCTTTAGAAACATGATCAATAAGGACGTTCTTCTGCAGTGTTCACACTGTATATGCAGTTGCCTATACACGTATGCTGTTAAACTGTGCAAAAGCATAATCATGAATAGaggtttttaaatgtgtacttCATCTGtttacataaaatgtttaatttgatgATGAAAGGTTTTTGTAACTGATCATTTTTACGTCAAAATAATTCATATCTAATAAAGTTCACCAGTCCTATTAGCTCTGTAATtgatgtctgtgtgtgcgcgtAGGTCTTGTAGAAAATGAGGTTGGTTAGCTCTCCCATGTTCTCCAGGGTTCAGCTGGGTTCTGTAAGAGATTAGAAGTCCTTGATGTGGCTCGCCTGCTAAAGGCCTGTGCCATGGTGCAAGCTGAGCTCTGATGCAGGTGGTGCTAGCCAACTCGGACTGGGATTCCCCGAACAGTGACTCATTGACTGTGCTCCACTAAGGGTATGGTGGGATCAGTCGGCCAGGCAGTGGCTGAAGCACCTGTGGCTTTCTAGGTGCTTCTAGGCTCATGGTGCTGTCAATGAGCCATGAGCCTTTTCTCCAATGGACACAGCTATGTATTACCAGATGTTTTAAAGGATGAATGGCTCAATGGTGAGTGGGTGGGTCAGAGGAGTCTGTCTGCATTTCTTCATTCCACTTTGTATGTGTGGTTGCAGGGTTTGAAGTCATCGGCCAAGACATGAAAAACATTCAATTGCAGTACCGTGTTCGTTAAGGTGCAGTGTTCCCTATAACACAGGAATTGCAGACAGCATGGTCTTTTTAAACTTTCTACACATAATGTCCCACCTGCAAAGGATTTGGGAATTTGGGGAACAGAATTGATAACTACTATTTGTGTCACTATACAGTATGCGGAATGGAATCTGAATAACTATACTCCCACTTGACATGACAGACTCCTGGTAAAGGAGCTGTTGTTCATGTGACAACATAGAAATGGGTGATACACTCAATGAATATTTCATTCAGGTATTTACTAAAGAAATCAACCACATTCCTCAGGCAgtgaagacagatttttattcAACTGTATTGGCATGGCAAGTCTTTTTATGCCAATGGCAAGAAAACAGGTAGAAGTCTTTCATGCAGTTGAAGCACTTTAGATTAATAAATCCCCAGATTCCTGTGGTATTTTAGGAATTGTCtcc
This genomic window from Lepisosteus oculatus isolate fLepOcu1 chromosome 2, fLepOcu1.hap2, whole genome shotgun sequence contains:
- the pnisr gene encoding arginine/serine-rich protein PNISR isoform X2, which encodes MWDQGGQPWPHWPLSQQQWMQSFQHQQDPSQVDWAALAQAWIAQREATGQTVLDQQGLQPNGQEIQGLETGPNNHDWGMHGQPPHPPPDQQWIPPGPGPMDVPPSEDSNSQDSIEFPPDSRRGMFNQNNHTFGGQPDSFPMAPMPVNQFDYQHGAAAFGPPSTGFPPPYWQQGPPQNRRDRPPSFRERPRSPVQLPVKQEPPALDAVKRRTLPAWIREGLEKMEREKQKKLEKERMEKQRAEMAKDEKKSNDLPEEEGDGPRLPCKSKFDSDDEEEEEEEEEEDERTEARKSDVGSTSPSPVREEQIEPDLTDEEREFQLMMLTKMLLTEVLLEVTNEEIYNVAKDVHRKATKAPAKQLAQSSALASLSGLGGLGEYGSDDSEEEKSVRGSESSDTDDEELRHRIRQKQDAFRRKEKEMQLLQERQLQEEEKQAERSNRDMSEYDTEQAVSSVRQEVRDREAEPGAEKRRVRSEADPSDPRRAVKERVGRSRSSSVSTSRSSSGGSSSSSSSSSRSSSSSSSSSASSRSSSRSSSPKRKRKRSRTRSPAHRVSQRSRSRSRSSRRQRREPSKEKGRDRRRDRSTERGRRRNHSRSRERRSSRERRKSRSRERERARASRSRSRERRRSGDRRRSQSRGRHKQKEVSKEREKRKDRSRSNDKDKKKKEKEAERKKDKQKGKEREKREEKDYKAASQSESSSKSRRKRESEQPDSYGEASGRFSRQDSRSTKKGLAKNSKKYSDSESSGRSSSRSPEVSKEKKSKKSKRSRSRSTEKSHKSGKKASRKHKSKSRSRSVTPVRRKR
- the pnisr gene encoding arginine/serine-rich protein PNISR isoform X1 — encoded protein: MWDQGGQPWPHWPLSQQQWMQSFQHQQDPSQVDWAALAQAWIAQREATGQTVLDQQGLQPNGQEIQGLETGPNNHGTFQGDPNFNRMWQPDWGMHGQPPHPPPDQQWIPPGPGPMDVPPSEDSNSQDSIEFPPDSRRGMFNQNNHTFGGQPDSFPMAPMPVNQFDYQHGAAAFGPPSTGFPPPYWQQGPPQNRRDRPPSFRERPRSPVQLPVKQEPPALDAVKRRTLPAWIREGLEKMEREKQKKLEKERMEKQRAEMAKDEKKSNDLPEEEGDGPRLPCKSKFDSDDEEEEEEEEEEDERTEARKSDVGSTSPSPVREEQIEPDLTDEEREFQLMMLTKMLLTEVLLEVTNEEIYNVAKDVHRKATKAPAKQLAQSSALASLSGLGGLGEYGSDDSEEEKSVRGSESSDTDDEELRHRIRQKQDAFRRKEKEMQLLQERQLQEEEKQAERSNRDMSEYDTEQAVSSVRQEVRDREAEPGAEKRRVRSEADPSDPRRAVKERVGRSRSSSVSTSRSSSGGSSSSSSSSSRSSSSSSSSSASSRSSSRSSSPKRKRKRSRTRSPAHRVSQRSRSRSRSSRRQRREPSKEKGRDRRRDRSTERGRRRNHSRSRERRSSRERRKSRSRERERARASRSRSRERRRSGDRRRSQSRGRHKQKEVSKEREKRKDRSRSNDKDKKKKEKEAERKKDKQKGKEREKREEKDYKAASQSESSSKSRRKRESEQPDSYGEASGRFSRQDSRSTKKGLAKNSKKYSDSESSGRSSSRSPEVSKEKKSKKSKRSRSRSTEKSHKSGKKASRKHKSKSRSRSVTPVRRKR